ATATGGGCCCTGGTCGAGATATGGGCCCTGGTCGTGATATGGGTCCTGGTCGAGATATGGGTCTTGGTCGAGATATGGGCCCGGGTCGAGATATGGGTCCTGGACGAGATATGGGTCCTAGTCGAGAAATGGGCCCTGGTCGAGATATGGGCGCTTCTCAAGATTTGGGTCCTGCTAGAGATATGGGAGCTTCTCGAGACACTTCCATGTCGTCATTCTCATTAAAGAATAGAATCTCGCCGCCGCCTGCAGCTAGAGTTCGTAACATGATGTATGGTAACGGTAATAGCGGAGGTAATACGAATGTATGGGACGAAGAAGCGCAAAGATATATCGTGCATATGCGTGGATTACCGTACAAAGCTACCGAACAAGATATTACGAATGTATGTATTCTATCCTATCGCATTCCTCggccattttcattttaaaatactcTCGATCttgaaatatatatttttcgtcGGCAGTTCTTCCGACCCTTGGTTCCTGTTGATATTCAATTCACGTACGATCGAAGCGGTCGACCTTCCGGCGAAGCAAACGTTGACTTCGAAACCTACGAAGATGCCAATCGTGCTATGAGCAAAGTACATAAAGCgttcataattttcattcgttttacAAATTTCATCTAATTAATTTCTTTCATCGATTATAGgataaacaaaatatgaataatCGTTACATAGAATTATTCTTGAAAGCTACTCCTCCGTCGGTCAACAAACCGCCCAGTTTGGGTGACAGAAACTTATCCGGAAGAAGCGTCGCCGGTGGATACAATGATGAAAACCCACCCAGAAACTTATTCGGAAGAAGCGCCGCCGGTGGATACAATGAAGAAAATCCACCCAGAAACTTATCCGGAAGAGGCGCCGCCGGTGGATACAATGATGACAATCCACCCAGAAACTTCTCCGGAAGAAGCGCCGCCGGTGGATACAATGATGAAAATCCACCCAGAAACTTACCCGGAAGAAACGCCGGTGGATACAATGAAGAAAATCCGCCCGAGCTGTTCTCAAGACGAACTACCTCATCTGGGCCAGCACCTGTGTCCAATTCAGCATACGATGGATTCTATGGTACATCTTTATACAGGGCCGCAGCTAACGCCGGAGGAGGACAACGTTTCTAACATGACAACGAAAcgctttcaaaataaaaaccaaaacgtAGAAACCACTGTACATAACTTACGAGTATTCTGCAGCAGTAATAACGATCTAACTTAGCGTAAGGCATTCAATTCGTTAAACGTAGAGTATCAAGGGGAAACTTTATGCTTTTGttgattgtatgtattttttccccaatcTATATTGTACTGTTCATGCATAAATTATATCCCCGATAGTCAAAAAACTTTCAGAACTTGTAATTAGTTTCGTACAATATAGTTCGAGCATTTTGACCAGTGACGGTTTctctttattttattattttaatttgtacgtgttttttgccgtttttatacatatttttcattctttttttgttatttttttcccctaCTATTTTCTATCTCACGTAAACATACTCACTCGTTTAGAACGCATTATTTGAGTCGATATTTTGGAATGTTCTACTATAAGTTGTAGTCTGTATATTCTATATTATTATGTTTCAATGTTGACGAATAGTTTACATTTTGTGTTGGACGTCAGCGTATTATTTTGTATCGTCACGTACGTATTTTTATGAACATGATTGAGATCATTTTTGTATTAATTatgtaattgaaata
This region of Planococcus citri chromosome 5, ihPlaCitr1.1, whole genome shotgun sequence genomic DNA includes:
- the LOC135846272 gene encoding heterogeneous nuclear ribonucleoprotein F-like, whose amino-acid sequence is MVKEEESNDPIIKMRGLPWSATVDDIIKFLEEANIKDGRLGVHITMSREGRPSGEAFVELETMEDTEKALKKDKKNMGHRYIEIFRTSRNDMEWYLARSGSNVENVMDESCIRLRGLPYGCTKNDIVQFFSGLTIVPNGISFVSDQTGRNTGEAYVQFVNKDMVESALKKHLDRIGHRYIEIFRSSLAEIRAQTGPKIRPLMSEMVPRPAPYDRGDRFGGPNRMGRSAMGTGAGPASGPPPPSRLRDNYAEEGDEWDDDAGGNSGAWGGGMRKMGPARNMGPGRDMGASRDMGPGRDMGPGRDMGPGRDMGLGRDMGPGRDMGPGRDMGPGRDMGLGRDMGPGRDMGPGRDMGPSREMGPGRDMGASQDLGPARDMGASRDTSMSSFSLKNRISPPPAARVRNMMYGNGNSGGNTNVWDEEAQRYIVHMRGLPYKATEQDITNFFRPLVPVDIQFTYDRSGRPSGEANVDFETYEDANRAMSKDKQNMNNRYIELFLKATPPSVNKPPSLGDRNLSGRSVAGGYNDENPPRNLFGRSAAGGYNEENPPRNLSGRGAAGGYNDDNPPRNFSGRSAAGGYNDENPPRNLPGRNAGGYNEENPPELFSRRTTSSGPAPVSNSAYDGFYGTSLYRAAANAGGGQRF